The DNA segment CATACCATGCGCAGAAAAGATTCCATCAAAAGGAGCGATGGCCACCTTCTTCTGATAAGCACGACGCTTGCCAAACAGGACATCACCTTTGCGCATCACGAGCTTTTCGCCGATAGGAGCCACGTCAGATCCGAAGCGAGTTACTTTCAAGCTGCCGGAATCGAGGTGTTCCAGCCCAAGATATGTGAAACGGTCTTCTTCGACCGGCTTTTTCTTTTCTGTGCTATTGATTGCAATCTGCTCAAATCGATATTTCGCCATTATGCACACCTCCTTAAGAGAGGAGCATGAACGGAGAAATCCATGCGGGCTGCTGGCCCGATAAATTGAGATTTGAACATCTCAGAGCAGCAAATTTTGATTTATCGCTCTGACGGACAAAAGCTGCAAACTGCTCCTGAAGGTTCAAACTTGGAACCGGGAGAATGACTTGTCCGAGATTCTTGCGACTGATACGCCTACGAGTGCTACCTGTTACCGAAGTACCTATCTGGGACGCATATAGTGGTGTAAGCGTGTATACGACAAAGAACTCCGGTAGAATGGTTTCTTTTAATCGCACGATGCTGCAATCGACAGCGGTTATCGTTTTTCCTAATCCTTCGGGTATCACACAGGCACGTCCGACAGGGTCTGGAAGCCTTGAAACGAGGATATCGTTAGGCAAAACCTCAGTACAATGCAGGCGGTCAAAGGTTGCATCATCGATGAATCTTGCACGCTCTCCTTTATCCAAATATACGCCGTTTCCGACATTGCCTGTCTGAATAAGGCGAATGCCAGCATCAGACTGATCCTTACTTTCAATCCAGTCACCATCTGCGAATAGCGTGCACACTTTTTCAATGGTAGAGCACTTTTTGTTGCCCTCTATAAAGGAGGCAAACTGCTCCATAAATTGAGAATTGCAAACAGCTATATATTCTTATCCGATGTATTTACGGTGCGATTCTTTCACATTGTTCTGGTTGACCATAGCATACTGTAAAGTAGTATCAATGCTCTGGTGGCCTAGAAGCTGCTGAACCTGCTCTATGGGCATACCTTTATCAATAGCCATTGTTGCTAGGGTCCTGCGGAACTTGTGCGGATGCACCTTGTGGAAGTTCAATTCACGCCCAATTTTGCGAAGCCGTATTTCTACGCCGCTGATTTGCAGCCTATCATACGGTTTGAGCAATGATACAAATAAAGCATCGTTATCATCTGCACGCTCCGAGAGGTAACGTTGCAAATGAATTTTCGTTCTGGCGTCAAAGTATACTTTCCGTTGTTTATTGCCCTTGCCAAAGACGATGCATTCGCGGTTTTCAAAATCCACATCATCGCGGTTGAGCTTTACAAGTTCGCCGACACGGATGCCGGTAGAAACTAAGAGGTCAATCATGGCAAGATCACGTGTGTTATCGCAGTGGTCTCGCATGAGTTCCAGTGATTCATCGGAGTAGGTTTCTTTGACCGTTTTTCCGGTCTTTACCTTATGAATCCTTCTCACTGGGCTCTTTACGATATAATCTTCGTCCTCAAGCCATGCAAAGAAAGAAGATAGGATACGTCTTACATTATCCAATGTTACCTTGCTGACGGTGCCACGGCGTTGATAAGTATCAAGGTAGCCTCGCAGATCTTCAGTGGAGATCTGGCATTCGGGCTTGCTGATAGCTTCCAGCATATTACGAATGGTTGATTCGTAATAGCGGAGAGACTTTTCAGAACAGCCCTCCACACGTTTTGCAGCAATAAACAACGGAAGCATATCGGGCTTTGTGTTATTTTCTGCGGGTTTGTCCATATCAAGTGTAGATAGATGCTTGCTGAGGGCCTGAGATAGCGCTTTCATTTGGTCCTCGGTCAGGATTTCGTATAAATCCTGCTGTATGTTTGTGATTATTTGATTGATCATGGTATTTCCTCCTTTTCATATCCTCCGTTATCCGGTTGTTCACGAGCCGGAGGAAACTTCATGATCATTTCAGTTAGCCAAGATTCTCAGTAATAATACGTTTATAGGTCGCGGACAGCTCAGCAAGTGCTTGTTCGAGTTCAAATTTTGATTTATCGCTCTGACGGACAAAGGCTGCAAATTGCTCTTGCTGATCCATCGGTGGCAATATCATCGGTAGTGTTTTCATCTTTCCTTGCGTTAGTTTTAGCCTGGTAGTTCCAGTTACGTATTCAGACATATCCAAAATTCTAAAGTATATATTAGCGAATTCGATGTCACAGCATTCTTTTGGAATTAATATGTGAGCGTGGTTGTTTACCCAGCATTTGCCAGAAACAATGTAAGAAGTGGATTCTCCAGCGCCGTATGCGCCGCAATCCTCTGCTAAACAAATAGCTGTACAATCCATAAGATAGTCGTTGATACTATCAACCTGTCCGTTAGCACCATAATATGGGTACAGTTTACCGGTATGCATTTCGGAACGAACTGCATCGTTTATTGGTTTGCGCAGATCATCACGAATAGTGAATGCCGCTTCAAAGCTCACTGAATTCTGATTGCTCTTTGGATCACCAAACTGCACCATAAATTGAGATTTCACCAGTTCATCCGTAGCGGCAATTAGCTTCTGGTAGGATTTCTTTGTATCATCCATAGCCCAGAGCAGTGAGGCCAGCTCTCTTTGTTTTTCCATATCCGGCAGCTCAAATTCATAGTTTTTCAGGTGTTCCCACTTAACACGAGGAGAGAGTGAGCCAGCGGACTTGCCAACAGCAAAGTCAAAAAGAGTATCATTTTGAATGATAAACGGTAGCAGTTCCGGTAGAATACGATCCGGCTTCGCTTCGATAACGGTGATGTCACCGGAGCAGATCCCATCAAAGGGAGCCACAGCAGCTTTTTTCAAATATGCTCTACGGCGGCCGAACAACACGTTGCCTTTGCGGAACATTTTCGTAAAGGTGTTCTCACACCCTTCATCCCAAGCAGTCAAAGCAAGTTCTTCCGGTATCAGGTGTTCCAAGCCAACAATAGGATAGCCATCCTTGCTGCCTTTGCAGGTCTCTTTGCGTTCTACGGCGACATCACCAAGCAAAACCTTACTCATTGACAACCGCCTCCTTTCCTAATAAAGCGTTTAGTTTCTCGTAGCTCAGCTTCATCATTTCGGAAGCTGCAAGCCAACTATCATAATGTTCCTGAACGGTACGGTCATCTATATCCGCTTTGTTCACTTCGGGTTTAACATACAGCGGAATACTAAGGGAGAAGTTGTTATCAGCGATGTCTTGAATGGTGGCCACCATTGCAAAATCGCCATCGTCAGCATAGTTGTCATACGCTGCTGCGATTCGAGTGATGTGGTGTTCATCCAGATAGCTCTGCGCATTTTTACGTTCAACTTCATTTATTGCATTGATAAACAGCACCTGTCCACGGCGGTCAGGGCGTTTGGTCATTCGACAAATCATAATGCAGGCTTCCATAGGCGAGTTGTAGAATAGGTTTGGCCCAAGTCCGATGACACATTCCACTTTGTCACTGCGTACCAGCTTTTCACGCATAGCACTTTCCTCGTTGCGGAAAAGAACTCCGTGAGGGAACAGAATAGCACATCGACCAGTCTCTTCCTTCAGACTTGCGATAATATGCTGAAGGAATGCATAATCAGCACGGCCCTGCGGCGGCACACCTAAGAAGTTACGACCGTATTTGTCGCTTTCAAAAGCGGCACGATCCCATTGACTAATCGAATAAGGCGGATTAGCTAAGCACAGGTCAAATTGTTGTAATCTACCATTTTCAACGAAAGCGGGTGCTTTGAGCGTATCGCCGTTAACGATGCTAAAATCCTTAACACCATGAAGGAACAGATTCATTTTTCCTATGGCGGAGGTCAAAGCGTTGATTTCCTGACCATATACAGCTACATTACGCCATTCTTTATTCTTTTCCTTGAGATATGCTATTGCAGAGATAAGCATACCGGCGCTGCCACAAGTTGGATCGTAGATAGATTCGCCGGATTCAGGCTTTAGCATTTCAGTCATCAAATGCACAACAGTACGGTTTGTGTAAAACTCCTGTGCTGTGTGGCCGCTATCATCAGCAAACTTTTTGATGAGATACTCATATCCCTGACCAAGCTCATCTTCTGGACAGTTTTCAACGGAAAGCGTCTTGGTGCTGAAGTGCTCCAGTAAATCCTTTAACAGTCTATCAGGGAGTCTGTTTTTATTGGTCCATGCACCATCACCAAAAATGCCTTGCAGCTTATCAATGTTGGCGTTTTCAACTTTGCGAAATGCCTCAACGATGGCTACACCGACGTTTTCAGACACCGCACGAACATCATTCCAGTGATAGCCCTGGGGAAGTACAAAGGTGTGGATTTCGTCGCTGTCAAATTCGGCTGCATCGTCACCATATTCTTCAATGGCAAGAGCAGTTTCTTCATCGTACACATCACAAATACGTTTGAAGAACAGCAGTGGGAACACATACTGCTTATAGGCACCGGCATCAATGTTGGTTCTCAAGAGAACTGCTGCATTCCAAAGGTAAGATTGGAGTTCTTCTATTGTTATTCTTTTACTCACTGATGTAGCCTCCTTCCAATAAGAGCTGGCGCATCTTCTCTTCGGCAGCAATCATTTCTTCATAGGCTTCAAAATACTGCCTGCGGATTTCTGCCGGAGGAACGGTTTCCTGCTCCTTCTTTTCAATATAGTTGTTAATGGCGAGAGAGAAGTCCTTCTCCCGGATTTCAGGTATCGTAACAATTTTAACTTTTTCGATGACATCTTCGTATTCAGTATAAAAGTTGAACACGGTCTGAATATCATCCTCGGTCATGATGTTCTGCGCTCTCTGGGGAATGTAGATGCCAGAACCATCGATCATACAAATGCGACCACGGTGTTCAGGAGTCTTGCTATTGTTTAGAAACAAGATACAAGCGGAAACACCGGTGGAGTAGAAGACACCGCTGGCCATAGTGATGATAGCTTCCAACTTGTCAGACTCAACAAGCTGTTTACGGATTTCGCCTTCTTTACCATTTCTGAAGAGTACGCCTTGAGGCAATACCACTGCACAACGACCTGTTTTTGGTTTCATGGATTTGATCATATGCTGAAGCCATGCAAAGTCACCGTTGGAATCGGTTGGGCATCCCCAGATATTTCTGCCGTAAATGTCACTGCTAAATTGTTCAGAGCCCCAATTCTTCAGTGAGAATGGAGGATTTGCTACTACACAATCAAATGTCTGCAAAGATCCGCGCTCCAGATAGTTGGGAGAGCGAAGGGTGTCGCCTTGTGTGACTTTGAAATCTCGTGCGCCATGCAGGAACAGGTTCATTCGTGCAATAGCAGAGGTGGCAAGATTCTTCTCCTGGCCGTAAATTTTGCCGTAGGTCAATTTGTCATCGTGCATGTATCGGATAGCTTCGATCAGCATACCTCCCGTACCACAGGCAGGATCATAAACGGTTTCTCCAGCCTTTGGTGCCATTAACATGACGAGTAATTTCACGATAGAACGAGGCGTATAAAACTCGCCTGCATTCTTCTTGGAGAGGTCAGCGAATTTCTTGATAAGAAACTCGTAACTATCCCCCATAACATCGGCAGAATAGTTATTGTTACCGACTTTAATCTTGGACATGTGCTCAATCAGATCCTTTAGGCGTTCGTCAGAAAGTTTAGTTTTATCAGTCCAGTTTGCATCATCAAAACTACTGAAT comes from the Erysipelotrichaceae bacterium 66202529 genome and includes:
- a CDS encoding tyrosine-type recombinase/integrase, with amino-acid sequence MINQIITNIQQDLYEILTEDQMKALSQALSKHLSTLDMDKPAENNTKPDMLPLFIAAKRVEGCSEKSLRYYESTIRNMLEAISKPECQISTEDLRGYLDTYQRRGTVSKVTLDNVRRILSSFFAWLEDEDYIVKSPVRRIHKVKTGKTVKETYSDESLELMRDHCDNTRDLAMIDLLVSTGIRVGELVKLNRDDVDFENRECIVFGKGNKQRKVYFDARTKIHLQRYLSERADDNDALFVSLLKPYDRLQISGVEIRLRKIGRELNFHKVHPHKFRRTLATMAIDKGMPIEQVQQLLGHQSIDTTLQYAMVNQNNVKESHRKYIG
- a CDS encoding restriction endonuclease subunit S; the encoded protein is MSKVLLGDVAVERKETCKGSKDGYPIVGLEHLIPEELALTAWDEGCENTFTKMFRKGNVLFGRRRAYLKKAAVAPFDGICSGDITVIEAKPDRILPELLPFIIQNDTLFDFAVGKSAGSLSPRVKWEHLKNYEFELPDMEKQRELASLLWAMDDTKKSYQKLIAATDELVKSQFMVQFGDPKSNQNSVSFEAAFTIRDDLRKPINDAVRSEMHTGKLYPYYGANGQVDSINDYLMDCTAICLAEDCGAYGAGESTSYIVSGKCWVNNHAHILIPKECCDIEFANIYFRILDMSEYVTGTTRLKLTQGKMKTLPMILPPMDQQEQFAAFVRQSDKSKFELEQALAELSATYKRIITENLG
- a CDS encoding N-6 DNA methylase, whose protein sequence is MSKRITIEELQSYLWNAAVLLRTNIDAGAYKQYVFPLLFFKRICDVYDEETALAIEEYGDDAAEFDSDEIHTFVLPQGYHWNDVRAVSENVGVAIVEAFRKVENANIDKLQGIFGDGAWTNKNRLPDRLLKDLLEHFSTKTLSVENCPEDELGQGYEYLIKKFADDSGHTAQEFYTNRTVVHLMTEMLKPESGESIYDPTCGSAGMLISAIAYLKEKNKEWRNVAVYGQEINALTSAIGKMNLFLHGVKDFSIVNGDTLKAPAFVENGRLQQFDLCLANPPYSISQWDRAAFESDKYGRNFLGVPPQGRADYAFLQHIIASLKEETGRCAILFPHGVLFRNEESAMREKLVRSDKVECVIGLGPNLFYNSPMEACIMICRMTKRPDRRGQVLFINAINEVERKNAQSYLDEHHITRIAAAYDNYADDGDFAMVATIQDIADNNFSLSIPLYVKPEVNKADIDDRTVQEHYDSWLAASEMMKLSYEKLNALLGKEAVVNE